A portion of the Marinobacter alexandrii genome contains these proteins:
- a CDS encoding OmpA family protein: protein MRIFCIAFIISVLSGPLLAQSVPKLIKIADELYQNDRFTDAIEYYDKIAGIDKENYLARFRLANCYNKALLYEKAKETFLELSTSVGHEYRARSIYNYANLLKKESRFGEADSLYFFLISIPDAEPYLVELSRKQREGCQLALRQKQLNKGFSIEIFEGINSDFHDFGAVVNPVNKQVVLATTRNLSGIQNEDIQYEGLLPDLVSFESRGNGRWRISSSDQRFSNLNTKWGEGSGSFTRDGQTFYFSTCEDGSACTIMVSYLENDRWTSPVALNAYINEPGSQNKHPSISTTGDTLFFSSNRTGGTGGSDIWMSLKGLEKESWTPAINMGAVINTPENEITPYYSSAFECLLFASDGHVGYGGYDTYAAKGESFFEPQIYNLGDPFNSTWDDLYFAISDTVGFLSSNRLDNEILNIYNFNVSDERLFLSLLISGESLIDARLASKFKDIQSLDLVTFRVEDYAGYDLFEPIRPSKPKPKILEDDLDITGEVGEVAYERLYFDYGLASLRSEAKAALESLVAQLEGQSIESIDILAFTDSIGPDAANLELSQNRGDEARAFLILAGIDPSRINVFPRGEIPSEEKDHWFKRIFRRRVEIIIKTSNTLTIEKAKTYIVRKSATLETMAKKLGVSKQQLIEWNGDIDGQILAGNTIRVFESENVKRPVESFVDEEDFDLFANSKGL from the coding sequence ATGAGAATTTTCTGTATCGCTTTTATCATTTCAGTACTTTCCGGTCCACTGCTTGCACAGTCAGTTCCCAAGCTCATTAAAATCGCGGATGAACTCTACCAGAATGACCGATTTACAGACGCTATTGAGTACTACGACAAAATTGCTGGTATTGATAAAGAAAATTATCTGGCTCGTTTCAGATTGGCTAATTGCTACAATAAAGCACTTCTATATGAAAAAGCTAAAGAGACTTTCTTAGAGTTAAGTACCTCGGTTGGACACGAATATCGAGCTCGTTCTATCTATAACTATGCGAACTTGCTTAAAAAAGAAAGTCGATTTGGAGAGGCTGATTCGCTTTACTTTTTTTTAATATCTATTCCAGATGCAGAACCGTATCTCGTGGAGTTATCAAGAAAACAACGAGAAGGTTGCCAGCTCGCACTACGTCAGAAACAGCTAAATAAAGGGTTTTCCATTGAGATTTTTGAAGGAATAAACTCTGATTTTCATGATTTTGGAGCAGTTGTGAACCCAGTAAATAAGCAGGTAGTATTGGCCACCACCAGAAACTTATCCGGAATACAGAATGAGGATATACAGTATGAAGGCTTACTCCCTGATTTGGTTTCCTTTGAGAGTCGAGGAAATGGGCGGTGGAGAATTTCATCTTCGGATCAGCGGTTTTCAAATTTGAATACCAAATGGGGCGAGGGGTCAGGATCCTTTACTCGCGATGGTCAGACTTTTTATTTCTCTACCTGTGAAGATGGCTCAGCATGTACGATTATGGTAAGCTATTTAGAAAATGATAGGTGGACTAGCCCGGTTGCTTTGAATGCATACATCAATGAGCCTGGATCACAAAATAAGCATCCTTCAATTTCTACTACGGGAGATACATTGTTCTTCAGCTCTAACAGAACCGGAGGAACGGGAGGTAGTGATATTTGGATGAGTTTGAAAGGATTGGAAAAAGAATCCTGGACACCTGCCATTAATATGGGAGCAGTTATAAATACTCCTGAAAATGAAATAACACCGTATTATTCTTCCGCTTTTGAGTGCCTACTTTTTGCAAGTGATGGTCATGTGGGATACGGAGGTTATGATACATATGCTGCAAAAGGAGAATCCTTTTTCGAACCACAGATATATAATCTGGGCGATCCATTTAATTCCACTTGGGATGATTTATACTTCGCTATATCAGACACTGTGGGTTTTTTATCTTCGAACCGACTGGATAATGAAATTTTGAATATCTACAATTTCAATGTGAGTGACGAACGATTATTTCTATCGCTACTAATCTCAGGTGAATCATTAATTGATGCCAGACTAGCTTCAAAGTTTAAAGATATTCAGTCACTTGATTTGGTTACATTTCGAGTAGAGGACTATGCAGGATACGATCTTTTTGAACCTATTAGACCTTCAAAACCCAAACCTAAAATATTGGAAGATGATCTGGATATAACCGGAGAAGTAGGAGAGGTAGCTTATGAGAGATTGTATTTTGACTATGGTTTAGCCTCTCTGCGATCTGAAGCTAAAGCAGCCTTAGAAAGTTTGGTTGCTCAGTTGGAAGGACAATCAATTGAATCGATAGATATTTTAGCATTTACCGATAGTATTGGCCCAGACGCTGCGAATTTAGAATTGAGTCAAAATAGAGGAGATGAGGCAAGAGCTTTTTTGATTTTGGCAGGTATAGATCCATCAAGAATCAATGTGTTTCCAAGAGGGGAGATCCCTTCAGAAGAAAAGGATCATTGGTTTAAGCGAATCTTTAGAAGAAGAGTCGAGATAATCATCAAAACAAGCAACACACTTACAATAGAAAAAGCTAAAACCTATATCGTTCGAAAATCTGCTACTCTTGAAACTATGGCTAAGAAGCTCGGCGTATCAAAGCAACAACTTATTGAATGGAATGGAGATATTGATGGTCAAATATTGGCTGGAAATACGATACGGGTGTTTGAGTCCGAAAATGTAAAAAGACCCGTCGAGTCTTTTGTGGATGAAGAAGACTTTGATTTATTCGCAAATTCTAAAGGTCTTTAG
- a CDS encoding cupin domain-containing protein, whose translation MNIQNYLSKIDQYFSPKVIGEVNDVFVKVAKIKGEDIPWHNHAKEDEAFFILNGELLFEEEGKEPFTMKKGDFYVVKKAVNHRVSANEECQIMLIENKSTAHTGEVESAVTKSIEEQLKST comes from the coding sequence ATGAATATCCAAAATTATCTATCCAAAATTGATCAATATTTTTCTCCAAAAGTGATTGGTGAGGTAAATGACGTATTTGTGAAAGTGGCCAAAATAAAAGGAGAAGACATTCCATGGCACAATCATGCTAAAGAAGATGAGGCGTTCTTCATTCTCAATGGAGAATTACTTTTTGAGGAAGAAGGAAAAGAACCTTTCACCATGAAGAAGGGTGATTTTTATGTAGTGAAAAAAGCTGTAAACCATCGTGTATCAGCCAATGAGGAATGTCAAATCATGTTGATAGAGAATAAAAGCACGGCTCATACAGGAGAGGTAGAATCGGCTGTTACTAAGAGTATTGAAGAGCAATTGAAGTCGACCTAG
- a CDS encoding PorP/SprF family type IX secretion system membrane protein, whose translation MKKYLIIISLLLNVVFLFGQEGQFSQYFASSSVLNPAFTGTIPNLSFNSNYKRGGSPSSDSFIELMQVTFTYPFKKTTSKDFQVGGAGITFFNERRGFEGIYSSKKILLTGSYAIRLSRLINRKIVFGLQGGLVEHRIDGNSLTWGSQFSKYIGHDNTKVGESLGSDPVFYPTFNFGIIYTAFDNENRYVRDKSLILGVSVDNLNKPNVSIDGLDGAQKSLLFKAFGSSKLNLSPRWYIHPSAYVLYSQGSQQINAGLYFSTLVSSPRSNTAVNLQIGSWYRLEDSVIVLAGFEIDNLKIGFSFDLNTQSFDINDQLGANLPTYEISLAYNLDLSNPLRNISSPIF comes from the coding sequence ATGAAAAAGTATTTAATCATCATATCGCTGTTATTGAATGTCGTTTTCCTGTTTGGGCAAGAAGGACAGTTTTCCCAGTATTTTGCAAGTTCAAGCGTTCTTAACCCTGCCTTTACCGGTACTATTCCCAATTTATCATTCAATTCCAATTATAAAAGAGGTGGTTCGCCAAGCTCAGATTCATTTATCGAATTGATGCAAGTGACATTCACCTACCCTTTCAAAAAAACCACAAGCAAAGACTTTCAGGTAGGAGGTGCTGGTATCACATTTTTTAATGAGAGGAGAGGGTTTGAAGGAATCTATTCTTCAAAGAAAATCTTACTAACAGGATCCTATGCTATCCGACTTAGTCGACTTATCAATAGAAAAATTGTGTTCGGGTTGCAAGGTGGACTAGTTGAACATAGAATAGATGGTAACAGTTTAACGTGGGGTTCTCAGTTTAGTAAATACATAGGCCATGATAACACTAAAGTGGGTGAATCTTTGGGTTCAGATCCTGTTTTTTATCCAACGTTCAATTTTGGCATTATCTACACCGCTTTCGATAACGAAAATAGATATGTAAGAGATAAAAGTTTAATACTAGGTGTAAGCGTAGATAACCTCAATAAACCAAATGTTTCGATAGATGGTCTTGATGGTGCACAGAAAAGCTTATTGTTTAAAGCCTTTGGTTCATCTAAATTGAACTTATCACCCAGATGGTACATACACCCGTCTGCATATGTGCTTTATTCTCAAGGCAGTCAGCAGATCAATGCAGGATTGTACTTTTCAACATTGGTTAGTTCGCCTAGATCAAACACAGCCGTTAACCTACAAATTGGTTCATGGTACCGATTAGAAGATTCTGTTATCGTATTAGCAGGATTTGAAATAGATAACCTGAAGATTGGTTTCAGCTTTGATTTAAATACACAATCTTTCGATATCAACGATCAACTCGGGGCTAACTTGCCAACTTATGAGATTTCACTAGCTTACAACTTGGACCTTTCGAACCCACTTCGAAATATTTCAAGCCCTATATTCTGA
- a CDS encoding FAD-dependent oxidoreductase, whose protein sequence is MPIIDLVTSPEIGFNPKALETHLSSIGHLRKGQYVDLLRRSVDARQKTIRVNLRVEIKDTPPEVDYVEYSKEARDVRSADPVIIVGAGPAGLFAAIKAIEGGLKPIILERGKDVRARRRDLAAINKDHVVNPESNYCFGEGGAGTYSDGKLYTRSKKRGSIRRVFEILVAHGATPEILFEAHPHIGTNKLPKLVTALRETIEAAGGEIHFDTKVTDFVIENGEMLGVKTSQEEFKGVAVLLATGHSARDVFRICKDRKVKIEAKPFALGVRIEHSQQLIDQIQYKCDDRGEYLPSSAYSLVSQTKIKGIERGVFSFCMCPGGFIVPAATSPGELVVNGMSPSRRDSQFANSGMVVAIELDDIPEYAKYEELAAMEFQASVEKNAWRLGGQTQKAPAQRMQDFVDGKVSNQLLKTSYQPGLESQDMMEVLPHFIGKRLRQGFQFFGQKMRGYLTNDAQIVGVESRTSSPVRIPRERDTCEHTEIKRLFPCAEGAGYAGGIVSAAMDGERCMEGILKKYKKASQ, encoded by the coding sequence ATGCCCATTATTGATCTTGTAACATCGCCTGAAATAGGATTTAATCCTAAAGCGCTAGAAACACACCTATCCTCAATTGGCCACTTAAGAAAAGGTCAATATGTAGATCTTTTAAGAAGGTCTGTGGATGCAAGACAGAAGACAATCAGAGTAAACCTGAGGGTGGAGATTAAAGACACTCCACCTGAAGTGGATTATGTGGAATATTCTAAGGAAGCAAGGGATGTAAGAAGTGCTGACCCTGTAATCATAGTGGGAGCAGGTCCCGCAGGGCTTTTTGCTGCAATCAAAGCAATAGAAGGAGGTTTGAAGCCTATTATTCTAGAGCGTGGAAAAGATGTGAGGGCTCGTCGAAGGGATTTGGCAGCTATTAATAAAGATCATGTAGTAAACCCCGAAAGCAATTACTGTTTCGGAGAAGGAGGAGCAGGCACTTATTCTGATGGGAAGCTGTACACCAGATCAAAGAAACGTGGAAGTATCCGACGTGTATTTGAAATTCTGGTTGCTCATGGAGCCACTCCTGAAATTTTGTTTGAAGCACACCCACATATTGGAACTAATAAGCTTCCCAAATTGGTGACAGCCCTAAGAGAAACCATTGAAGCAGCTGGAGGGGAAATACACTTCGATACCAAAGTGACTGACTTTGTCATTGAAAATGGAGAAATGCTGGGAGTCAAGACTAGCCAAGAAGAATTCAAGGGAGTAGCTGTTTTACTTGCTACAGGACATTCGGCGAGAGATGTCTTCCGTATTTGCAAAGATCGAAAAGTGAAAATCGAAGCTAAACCTTTTGCGCTTGGAGTTAGAATTGAACACTCACAACAACTTATAGATCAGATTCAATATAAATGCGACGATCGTGGAGAGTATCTTCCTTCATCCGCATATTCCTTGGTATCTCAAACAAAGATTAAAGGTATTGAGAGGGGAGTATTCTCATTTTGTATGTGCCCGGGAGGATTTATTGTGCCAGCTGCTACTTCTCCTGGAGAATTAGTTGTGAATGGCATGAGCCCATCTAGAAGGGATAGTCAATTTGCTAATTCGGGGATGGTGGTTGCAATTGAACTTGATGATATTCCTGAATACGCTAAATATGAAGAGCTAGCCGCGATGGAATTTCAAGCTTCAGTTGAAAAAAATGCATGGAGGCTTGGAGGCCAAACTCAGAAGGCTCCTGCACAGCGAATGCAAGACTTTGTAGATGGTAAAGTATCTAACCAACTATTGAAAACTTCCTATCAGCCAGGTCTTGAATCTCAAGATATGATGGAGGTATTACCTCACTTTATTGGTAAGCGCTTGAGACAAGGGTTTCAATTCTTTGGTCAAAAAATGAGGGGATACTTAACAAATGATGCCCAAATTGTCGGTGTTGAAAGCCGTACTTCATCACCTGTCAGGATACCGAGAGAAAGAGATACGTGTGAGCATACTGAGATCAAACGTCTATTTCCATGTGCAGAAGGAGCAGGTTATGCAGGAGGTATTGTGTCAGCTGCAATGGATGGAGAGCGATGCATGGAAGGGATTTTGAAGAAATACAAAAAAGCGTCTCAATAG
- a CDS encoding CHAT domain-containing tetratricopeptide repeat protein has protein sequence MRRIGLVTTFFILISPLFGQSCLQKLDSAEYFKYSYPLKSKFYANSLLTDLDSGLCVTEIGISGLYNNVGLILWEVNDKQRSLNALHNGLTYETESKDSINQDLLGIYYNLSALYQELGKFDEAGKYLNLAGRVTEKHLRKEAKAQIRYLYRSGIYHREVGNFQESLTALNEALEVGNSFNDSSKIALQIELGTTYRHFGDLPKSEVELLKAIEMAKGKDEIQYFRAIDRLSALKIEQGEYSDSENYLLHNLEKKSDNYKDDKVVMLETLNGLSILYYRLNDLKTANNYMDQALNVAGDIRTIRPYMINNLGTIYKRQGEIEKAEECFKESSEGFLNLFGSMNPDYASSLSNLASVYKDKGELGKALDLYMKVLDMDKVIYGTEHANYATSLNNVALLYLQFGNYSLAGKLLVDAKRIRAKTLGNYHPLYIKTVNDLGLYYMIIKDYQSAMESFDHALSAEIKHMQDIFPVLTDNQRKLYFDETRYNIERFCSLAFTDENIGSEYAENALNHFLNTRGILFYASEKMRKLIQNSGDDRIKKDYNTWREKKYGLAQAYLLTEEDRRNKGLSITLLEDECARLEKDLSRKFKVFADQEKTTYHHWAEISNSLEDSTAMVDIIQYRDYKVAVVDAKIDQAFEDESHYVAFVIKRDSVLAPVKLAAIDFTKGFATYRNALKYGVKDKLSYGIFWEPIDRQLSDINKLYISPDGIYHKLNPVVFYNANANEYMSDKYDVINITSGKDLLYRNQRDLVTDAKIFGNPDFSQIEGYNLKQLPGAEREASDISEILDVRRWKTDTYYFTDATEDQIKSFSNPGIIHIATHGYFIEDPNHTDPLHSSGLFLSKNESSENDGLLSAYEAMNLVLDQTNLVVLAACETGLGKVQNGEGVFGLQRAFLVAGAENVLLSLVKINDNAARTFMNLFYKELLIVKDPQQAFFNARSAFRKVDSNPYNWGAYILVSKG, from the coding sequence ATGCGTAGAATAGGTTTAGTCACCACATTTTTCATCTTAATTTCACCACTTTTTGGACAGTCGTGTTTGCAAAAGCTTGATAGTGCAGAATATTTTAAATACTCTTATCCATTAAAGTCTAAATTCTACGCTAATTCACTGTTAACAGATCTTGACTCAGGACTCTGTGTGACAGAAATAGGTATTTCAGGACTCTATAATAACGTAGGACTCATTCTGTGGGAAGTCAACGATAAGCAAAGGAGTCTTAATGCTTTGCATAATGGCCTCACTTATGAAACTGAAAGTAAGGATTCCATAAATCAGGACTTATTAGGCATTTATTATAATCTATCAGCTCTGTATCAAGAACTAGGAAAGTTTGATGAAGCAGGTAAATATCTCAATCTGGCAGGGAGAGTTACAGAAAAACATCTCAGAAAAGAGGCCAAGGCACAAATCAGGTATTTATATCGGTCTGGTATTTATCATCGAGAAGTAGGGAATTTTCAAGAAAGTCTTACTGCTCTAAATGAGGCATTGGAAGTGGGGAATAGTTTCAATGATTCTTCTAAAATCGCTTTACAAATTGAACTTGGCACAACTTATCGTCATTTTGGTGATCTTCCAAAAAGCGAAGTTGAATTGCTAAAGGCCATAGAAATGGCTAAGGGGAAGGATGAAATTCAATATTTCCGAGCAATTGATCGTTTGTCCGCTCTCAAAATAGAGCAAGGAGAATACTCTGATTCTGAAAATTATCTACTTCACAACCTTGAGAAAAAAAGTGACAACTACAAGGACGATAAGGTAGTGATGCTGGAAACACTTAATGGCTTAAGTATACTCTATTACCGACTTAACGACTTAAAAACTGCGAATAACTATATGGATCAGGCTCTGAATGTAGCTGGTGATATTCGAACCATTCGTCCATACATGATTAATAACCTTGGAACGATATATAAAAGGCAAGGTGAGATTGAAAAAGCCGAAGAGTGCTTTAAGGAAAGTTCAGAAGGGTTTTTGAATCTCTTTGGATCAATGAATCCAGACTATGCAAGTAGTCTTAGCAACCTTGCTAGTGTGTATAAGGACAAAGGTGAATTAGGAAAAGCACTTGATTTATACATGAAAGTGCTAGACATGGACAAAGTAATTTATGGTACTGAGCATGCGAATTATGCAACCTCACTAAATAATGTAGCGCTCCTCTATCTTCAATTCGGGAATTACTCTCTAGCGGGAAAGCTCTTAGTGGACGCCAAAAGGATTCGTGCCAAAACATTGGGAAACTATCACCCATTGTATATCAAGACTGTAAATGATCTTGGACTTTATTACATGATTATAAAAGATTACCAGTCTGCCATGGAGTCATTTGATCATGCGCTTTCTGCCGAAATTAAACATATGCAGGATATTTTTCCTGTGCTTACGGACAATCAGCGAAAGTTATACTTTGATGAAACACGCTATAACATTGAACGATTTTGTTCACTTGCCTTTACTGATGAAAATATTGGAAGTGAATATGCTGAAAATGCGCTCAATCATTTTTTGAATACCAGGGGGATACTATTCTATGCTTCAGAAAAGATGAGAAAACTCATTCAAAATAGTGGGGACGATAGAATTAAGAAAGACTATAATACCTGGAGGGAAAAGAAATACGGACTAGCACAAGCCTATCTACTCACTGAAGAAGACAGAAGAAATAAGGGACTTTCTATCACATTACTAGAGGATGAATGTGCCCGATTAGAGAAAGATCTCTCAAGAAAGTTTAAGGTTTTTGCTGATCAGGAAAAAACCACCTATCATCACTGGGCTGAAATAAGCAATTCACTGGAGGATAGCACGGCGATGGTCGATATTATACAATATCGAGATTACAAAGTGGCTGTAGTAGATGCGAAAATAGATCAAGCCTTTGAGGACGAATCACATTATGTTGCATTTGTTATCAAGCGCGATAGCGTGCTAGCCCCAGTCAAGCTTGCTGCAATTGATTTTACGAAAGGGTTTGCAACCTATCGAAATGCGTTAAAGTATGGCGTGAAAGACAAACTAAGCTATGGGATTTTTTGGGAACCCATTGACAGGCAACTTAGCGATATAAATAAACTCTACATTTCTCCTGATGGAATCTATCACAAATTAAACCCTGTGGTTTTTTACAATGCAAACGCAAATGAGTACATGTCTGACAAGTATGACGTAATCAACATCACAAGTGGTAAAGATTTACTTTATCGAAATCAAAGGGATTTAGTTACAGATGCAAAGATCTTTGGTAATCCAGACTTTTCTCAAATCGAAGGTTATAACTTAAAACAACTACCCGGAGCTGAGAGGGAGGCTAGTGATATCAGTGAGATTCTGGATGTTAGAAGATGGAAGACAGATACCTATTACTTCACAGATGCTACAGAAGACCAGATCAAAAGCTTTTCAAACCCTGGAATTATTCATATTGCTACGCATGGGTATTTCATTGAAGATCCTAACCACACGGATCCATTGCATAGCTCGGGATTATTCTTAAGTAAAAATGAATCAAGCGAAAATGATGGGCTTCTCTCCGCATATGAAGCGATGAATCTAGTCCTAGATCAAACCAATCTTGTAGTGCTTGCGGCTTGCGAAACAGGTTTAGGAAAAGTTCAAAATGGTGAAGGGGTATTCGGACTTCAGCGTGCATTTCTAGTTGCAGGTGCAGAGAACGTTCTCTTATCACTTGTCAAAATTAATGACAATGCTGCTCGAACTTTCATGAACCTATTTTATAAGGAACTTCTGATTGTGAAAGACCCACAACAAGCTTTTTTCAATGCACGGTCTGCATTCAGAAAGGTGGATTCAAATCCGTATAACTGGGGTGCATATATTTTGGTATCTAAAGGCTAA